From the genome of Chionomys nivalis chromosome 9, mChiNiv1.1, whole genome shotgun sequence:
GGGTCTGGTTGTACCTAAGATGCATCTCATGTGAGCAGTGGTAGTCACCTCAGCCACCGGGCTCACGCCAAGGAGAGGCGCTGGCCTGCATCTCCTCACGGCCCACCTGCTCCACGTCCGTCCGGATTTCTGCTCTGAACAGCCCTGAAGTCCATCTGCCGTCCTCTTCCAGGCTCTGGCCTTGACccaaccgccccccccccccgccactccCCCCCAGGCTCTTAGGATTCCCTGCCAGCACACACAGCTAGCCAAGTCCTTATCTAGGTGTGACGTCACTGTGGGCTGTGCAGGAGAGGGCTGCAGGTCAGCCTTTGTTTCCCCATCTCCACAGTTCAGAAAAGGCTGCAGCCACCTCTAATGTGGAGAGAGATCTTGGTGCAGTAGCGGGAATGGACATTTTTGACTTACAGCATCGCCAGGGCCAAGGCGAGAACTTAGCTATCGGCTACAACTCAGGGCTACAACTGAAACTCAAGCCTTGGGAAGGCTGGCAAGCCCTTACCTGCCTCTGTGACCTTGAGGTCAAACTTGACCTTCGAGGAGCCCGCAATGACCGCATAGGAACCCTGGTCTGCAGGGCACACATCTCGTACTGTCAGTGTGTGCCGCTTGCCCTCTGCTGCCAAACCGTACTTGTCACTGGCACCGATGTCACTGCCGCCCCGCTGCCACCGCACTTTCACGCCTGCGCGCTCTGTCTCAGCCTCGAACACGGCAGCGCTGCCTGTTGTCACCTCCACGGACCGTGGCTTCTTGTTGAAGGCTGACACTGAAGAGCCAGATGGAGACTGCGTGACCGGGCTCTCTGGTGCCCATCCCTGCCGCCCTGCGGGGACCGGGCTCCCTGGTACCCGTCCCTGCCGCCCTTCTTTAAAGAGACTGGGGTAAGCACACTCCAAGTCTCTCATTAGTGCTCCAACAGTTAAGTACAGCCATATTTATGTCTCAGGTTAAGTGATAGAAGATCACAGACGAAAGAGCCAAGTCGTTGTCCTAACCACCACACAGGACACTCCTACCTTGGATCCCCTCCCTCCTGTCTAGGAACACTCGGGTTAAGCTCAGCCCCCCTCCCACCAGGaggccacccccacccctgcactcTGCCTACTTGGAATATAGCTAAATTTGTCCTCTGAGGGCTTCAGACTAAGAATGAACAACTGAGATAACGCTAGCCTGGGAGCAGGGGGGGGTGGGCTGGGGTTGGATCCCTGCCCTGCCCCAGTGACCTCTGCAAGGGCACAGGCCTGGCCAGGCCCTGAATTACAGTTTCTCCATTCTTTGTTCTTCTCCAGAGAAGAGGAAATACCCTCCACAtctagtcaggcatggtggcagacgTGGAGAGGTGAAAAGGGTCactacccccccacacactgtgCGTGAGACCAGGAGGTGCTCAGGGGCACAGTGAGCCTGAGCCCCTGTAGCCTGAATTTGGACTCCCTGAAGTGAGGACCCTGGCTGAAGAAGAAACAGGTCAAGATGGAATGGGTGTTGACCTGGGTCCTTCTTCCAGTGACCCTGGCACaggtgggaaggggaaagaaactgagaaataGACAGACCAAAGATTATTCTGTCCCTTCCTGGAACCTAGAGGCCTCATCCGCATTATCCTAGCCCTGTCCCCAAGCTGTGCACACCCACTGCCCCAGATTCACACCCAATCCGTGCACCTACCTGTTTTCTTCCCTGGCTCAGGCATCTTGAGAACGGTCACACCAGACACCAGGCAGGTAAAGCCACCCAGGGAGGAGCTGAGCAGGGCCCTGTGGTCTCACTATTTATGAGAGAcatccccctccccatccccgcTTATCTGACTCCTGCCAGTCACCCGCTAAATATAGACAAATTCCACCCAGCTGAAGTACCTCCGTGGAGAAGATAGAGCCACTTGGTCCTctggctccccctcccccagcatggTCGGATGGCTTCTGCCCCTCCAACCTTCTGTGGACCTCAGGAGGTCCTCGCCCTTGTCTGTGTATCCGTCCAGCAGAAAACCACACTGTAGAGGTGCTCTTGCCTGTGACGCCCGTGGCTAGAGCATCCAGGGCTTGGTGCTACTGTTCTTTTGATTAGCAGAGCCCTGATGGACATTGCTGCACCACAAGGGGCAGGGGCCTTGGACCTTGGAATGCTGGGTGGGCTTTAGTCTAGGCTCAGGCAGAGAGGAGCTAATGCTGTGAGTTACTATCACCATAAGGGAAGTGCTAGATGAACCTACAGGTGAGGGCAGGGAAGAGAATCTCTGAAAGTACTCCAAagtaggagacagaagcagagctaGCGCTTACTAAAGTCACAAGGACTAACTAAAGATCAATGCCAAATATTCTGAACCCCACCTCCATCTTCCACTCCATCCCCACTGTTCTCGTCCTGCAGCTGTACCCTCAATCACTTCAGGTTCATTGGGTGTTACGGAAAAGTAAGTTATGGGGACCCCCATCAAGGAACATTGGTAGAATAGATTGTTTACCATCGGAAGGGAGAGAGGCCATACAGAAGAGTTTTCCATATAACAGAAACTTACCAGCCATGATTTTCACCCAATGTTAGTTACTTTAAAGCCACACCATCTACtcttaaggtgtgtgtgtgtgtgtgtgtgtgtgtgtgtgtgtgtgtaagctattACTAGTAATCTAGGTTGGTctcacaacaatcctcctgcatcaacCTGCTAAGTGCTGCTATTCCAGGAATACACCGCTGTGCCTATCTGAGCCTTCTGGAGAActgatgtggggctggagagctagctcTGCGGTTTAAAAGCACTTGCTTTTGCAAAGAACCCAgcttccattcccagtacccacacggtGCCTTACTCACAACCATCGGTGACCCCAACTCCAGGGGGACCTGATCCCCTCTCCTAaactctgcaggcaccaggaacacatgtgctacacatgcatacacacaggcaaaacacaggCATAtacgctttttaaaaaaatctaaaaaatggttttaaaaaactgatacttgggggctggagagatgggtcagtggttaagagctctggctgctcttccagaggatccaggttcaattcccagcaaccacatggcagtttacaactgtctgtaactccagtcccagggaatctgaaacCCTcaaaccaatgcacataaaataaagttaaataaatttaaaaaaaaaaaaaaaactcgttGCTTAAGAGCCTCCAACAAGATGGCTCAAATAAAGGTATTTGTTGCCAAGCCAgatgagttcagtctctgggatcaactgggaaggagagaactgtcttctgtgcacacacacacatacatacacacaaaataaaagaattgaagcataatattatatataaacactGCTCAttggctgagtggtggtggcgcacgccttcaatccctgcactcaggaggcaaatgcaggaggatctctgtgagatcaaggctagcctggtctacaagagctagttccaggacaactagggctacacagagaaaccctgcctcgaaaaaataaaataaaataaaataaaaaagaaaaaaaaaaaaaaaagaacactttggctagttccaggacaggctccaaaacaacagagaaacactgtctcgaaaaaagaatgCTTTGTGGCTGAGCTAGAAAGGTGGTTCCGTCGGTAAGGCAAGGCTCATGAACAAACGTCCAAAATGCTGTGCCAGCAGCTTTGGATTTAACTGAAGCATTTCCTCCTCCAGGTAAAAGGAGTTTCCACCCTGCACTGGAGTGATGGACAGACGGATCCCAGAGTGAATCCAGTTTGGCCATTCcccagctgtgtgaccctgaaCCAGTCAGTTTCCCATACCTTAAAATGGGGAGGagatatggctgggcggtggtggtgcacgcctttaatcccagcactcgggaggcggggatctctgtgagttcaaggccagcctggtttacaaagtgaacTATTTCACAGAAACTctgtcccaaacaacaacaacaaaaggtgaTGGTGGCAGGGAAATGTTAGTCTCCGGAGCCACCTCAGAGCCATCGTCACCAGCACTGGTACTTTCGGATCACGTCTCACTCAGATCACCAAGACTTAAGCCTCCCTGGCGCAGGGGGTCTTTCAATATGATCCCTGCCCCTGATTAACAGCCCAGGACTTGTCCCTATGTGCGTCTCCAGGGTCCAGCTTTGGACACAAGTCCTCTGGacaaacaagaagaaagacaTCTGTGCACAGGGAGCGCACCCTGCACCCGGCACACACAAACTCTTGAATGAGACTCTGCGCTGGGAGAATCGCTGAGAATAATTTTACTTGTCTTTGGTAGGCTAATGGGTGGGGGAGGTCGGGAGAGGAAGAGCCTTAAAAAGAGCATTCAATATACAAAGATGTACCGACGCCAGACTCCCAAGGAAGCACCGTGGCCATTAAGCCGGGCTGACCCTCGGGTGGGGTCCGAGGCCCAGGCGGCCATTGGCCGGGCTAGAGTCCTGGTGGGAGGCGAAGCGGGGCGGGACGGGCCAGGCCGGGCGTGGGAGGGCGAGGCCGGGCCCCCAGTCCTGCCTCGGCCCTGGGAATGTCCTCCTGTGTCCGGGCCCGGCGAGGGGTTAATGCTGTGGCCGGCGGGGGCCGGGGGCCTGGCGGGCTCTGCGGGCGATCAGTGCGGCGGGAGGCGCCGCTCGGCCAGGCCTCCGCGGCCCAGCACCTCGCCGCTGAACTGGTAGGTGAGCTTCTTCTTGACCTTCTTCACTTCGCCGGTCTTGCCGTAGTTGCGCAGCGCGCGCGCCATCTTCTGGTAGGTCATCTTCTTGCGGTTGCCCTTCTGGATGCCCCAGCGGTGCGCCAGCGCCTCCTTGTGCTTGGATGAGAACTGGAAGGTGCCCTTGTCCTTGTCCACCCACCAGATGCTGTCCTTCATGTCGCCGCTGCGCAGCAGGTCGAGCAGGAACTGGTACAGGCGAATCTTCTTCTTGCTGCCTGTGGGAGAGGGGCACTCAGGCGGGGTGCGGACGGGACGCAAGGACTTTCCAGGAACCCTCCCAGCAGTTGCTCCTGACTGTGGTACGTGCAAACACACACGTACCCTACATGTCGTCGTACCTACACGTCCCATGTATCCATCCATGTATCTCTATCCACTCTCACACATCCACATGCCTATCCTCACGCCCTCACATACAGGcactcacacattcacaaacacacactcacagtccATCACACGCACATaggcccacacacacacacaggccttcACACAATCATAGGCCCTCACATATGCACAAGTAGTCACACACTCAGACCGTCACAATCACATGCTCACAAGCCCCACACTCACAGACCTGGACACAGCGggtcttcacatacacacatatcgtCAGTCAcaataccttcacacacacacacacagctctgagaCACGGCTACTAGACCAGTCGGCCTTGGCTAGGATTTGCAAGGGCTGTAAATGCAGCTAGGATTGGCTGAATCAGGGGACAGATCCTACCTGTCTCCCCATGCAGAAGACCTGGCCCAGGTTCCAAGCCATCAGCCTCCCCATCGGACACCTCCAATGGGGGGCTCTGCCTCTCACCCTCCTCCTCATCTGAGCTCTGCTG
Proteins encoded in this window:
- the Spi1 gene encoding transcription factor PU.1 — protein: MLQACKMEGFPLVPPPSDELVTYDSELYSRQTQDYYAFIGSDGDSHSDHYWDFPTHHVHSEFESFPENHFTELQSVQAPQLQQLYRHMELEQMHVLDTPMAPPHASLSHQVSYVPRMCFPYQSLSPARQQSSDEEEGERQSPPLEVSDGEADGLEPGPGLLHGETGSKKKIRLYQFLLDLLRSGDMKDSIWWVDKDKGTFQFSSKHKEALAHRWGIQKGNRKKMTYQKMARALRNYGKTGEVKKVKKKLTYQFSGEVLGRGGLAERRLPPH